In Phragmites australis chromosome 16, lpPhrAust1.1, whole genome shotgun sequence, one DNA window encodes the following:
- the LOC133895956 gene encoding cation/H(+) antiporter 15-like — translation MENSPFFTASPSLPPPLALTSPSPGRPCRWRGRTPRQGEVSVDKSLFCFQPDSGATSSGVFAGDDPLKFYFPLLLYHVCIVFALSRAIHAVLRRASVPLVISQILAGALLGPSFLGRVLPQVGQLFATPEGWVQINTVGGYAFMLQIFVIGVKTDLGMIAKSGKKAIAIAVFGTAAPHIAMYTAGVALSARVPTAWTRSLMLTSLNSWWSLSAFIVVCCTLDDLNLLSSKLGRLAMSSALIGDFANTFSIAGVTSYVLASSPSEKIQRIGLASLIAFTVFIGFMAFVARPVVLRLMRDVPEGALLSEARLVAVLLITITCSFAGEILGLHATYGPFMLGLMLPGGAPLGVTMAERLDRLVAGVLMPLLFAQGGMRLDIYKMTDASTCLLLEVFLVVGVLAKFVACMLPCLYCRRPLREAFIVGLMMNFKGITEVVYASAFMDAKMFDDQVYATFMINVLVLGATTASVVKYMYHPEEKYVAYRRRTVQHKKLGEELRVLACVHSQVDVAPMLALLDASSPTPVSPIAVYLLHLAPLAGLTSSVLRPFRHGDRNCVPSGGTDSARIVNAFQFFVEQRPQGSSSLLPYVCIAPYATMHDDVCTVALDKRAMLIIVPFHKRLAIDGSVEPTTANAGAVQSANTNILNYCPCSVAILVDRGSLSAVVGAGAAADGFPLRVALYFLGGPDDREALALATHMAEDAPIGLTIFRFVLPPEWRKCGDVEEDRLDEEVLQEYIRRWVDDHRLVYSENLVSGSDEMVAVIRNSSPAFNLLMVGRRAESCESPLTAGISEWSEHLELGVLGDLLTSTDFGCRVSTLVVQQQTSAAAGEICRSPEMHGQQRSDGHV, via the exons ATGGAAAACTCTCCATTCTTCACGGCTTCCCCTTCCCTCCCCCCTCCTTTGGCTCTCACCTCCCCGAGCCCCGGCCGCCCATGTCGCTGGAGGGGCCGCACGCCGCGGCAGGGGGAGGTCAGCGTCGACAAGAGCCTATTCTGTTTCCAGCCCGActccggcgccacctcctccggcGTCTTCGCCGGCGACGACCCTCTCAAGTTCTACTTCCCGCTCCTCCTCTACCATGTCTGCATCGTCTTCGCCCTCTCCCGCGCCATCCACGCCGTGCTCCGCCGCGCCAGCGTCCCCCTCGTCATCTCCCAGATCCTC GCCGGCGCGTTGCTCGGACCGTCGTTCCTCGGCCGGGTGCTCCCGCAAGTCGGCCAGCTCTTCGCGACGCCGGAAGGGTGGGTGCAGATCAACACGGTCGGGGGCTACGCCTTCATGCTCCAGATCTTCGTCATAGGCGTCAAGACGGACCTCGGCATGATCGCCAAGTCCGGCAAGAAGGCCATCGCCATCGCCGTCTTCGGCACCGCCGCGCCGCACATCGCCATGTACACTGCCGGCGTCGCGCTCAGCGCGCGCGTGCCGACGGCCTGGACGCGGTCGTTAATGCTCACCAGCCTCAACTCGTGGTGGTCTCTCTCGGCCTTCATCGTCGTCTGCTGCACGCTGGACgacctcaacctcctctcctccaAGCTCGGCCGCCTCGCCATGTCCTCCGCGCTCATCGGCGACTTCGCCAACACCTTCAGCATCGCCGGCGTCACCTCCTATGTCCTCGCGTCCAGCCCCTCGGAGAAGATTCAGCGGATAGGCCTCGCGTCCCTCATCGCCTTCACCGTCTTCATCGGGTTCATGGCGTTCGTGGCGCGGCCGGTCGTCCTGCGGCTGATGCGCGACGTGCCGGAGGGCGCGCTCCTCTCCGAGGCGCGCCTCGTGGCCGTGCTGCTCATCACCATCACATGCAGCTTCGCCGGCGAGATCCTCGGCCTTCACGCGACGTACGGTCCCTTCATGCTGGGGCTCATGCTCCCCGGCGGCGCTCCGCTCGGGGTCACCATGGCGGAGCGGCTGGACCGCCTGGTCGCCGGGGTGCTCATGCCACTGCTGTTCGCGCAGGGAGGCATGAGGTTGGACATCTACAAGATGACGGACGCTTCTACGTGCCTCCTCCTCGAGGTGTTCCTGGTCGTCGGCGTCCTCGCCAAGTTCGTCGCGTGCATGCTGCCATGCTTGTACTGCCGGAGGCCGCTCCGGGAAGCCTTCATCGTCGGCCTCATGATGAACTTCAAGGGCATCACCGAGGTCGTCTACGCCTCGGCATTCATGGATGCCAAG ATGTTTGATGACCAAGTGTACGCGACGTTCATGATCAACGTGCTGGTGCTGGGTGCGACGACGGCGTCGGTGGTGAAGTACATGTACCACCCGGAGGAGAAGTACGTGGCGTACCGGCGGCGCACGGTGCAGCACAAGAAGCTGGGAGAGGAGCTGCGGGTGCTAGCGTGCGTGCACTCGCAGGTGGACGTGGCCCCGAtgctggcgctgctcgacgctTCCAGCCCGACGCCGGTGTCACCGATCGCcgtgtacctcctccacctcgcgCCGCTCGCCGGGCTCACCAGCTCCGTGCTCCGCCCGTTCAGGCACGGTGACCGGAACTGCGTGCCCTCGGGGGGCACCGACTCGGCGCGCATCGTCAACGCGTTCCAGTTCTTCGTGGAACAGCGGCCGCAGGGCTCCTCGTCCCTGCTCCCCTACGTCTGCATCGCGCCCTACGCCACCATGCACGACGACGTCTGCACCGTCGCGCTCGACAAGCGCGCCATGCTCATCATCGTGCCATTCCACAAGCGCCTCGCCATCGACGGCTCCGTCGAGCCCACAACGGCCAACGCCGGCGCCGTCCAGTCCGCCAACACCAACATTCTCAACTACTGCCCTTGCTCGGTCGCAATACTCGTCGACCGGGGCAGCCTCTCCGCCGTGGTCGGCGCGGGCGCCGCGGCCGACGGGTTCCCTCTCCGCGTCGCGCTGTACTTCCTCGGCGGGCCGGACGACCGGGAGGCGCTGGCGCTGGCGACACACATGGCCGAGGACGCGCCGATCGGCCTGACCATCTTCCGGTTCGTGCTGCCGCCGGAGTGGCGCAAGTGCGGCGACGTCGAGGAGGACCGGCTCGACGAGGAGGTGCTGCAGGAGTACATCCGGCGGTGGGTCGACGACCACCGGCTCGTGTACAGTGAGAACTTGGTCAGCGGTTCCGACGAGATGGTGGCAGTCATCCGGAACTCGAGCCCGGCGTTCAACCTGCTTATGGTCGGCCGGCGAGCGGAGAGCTGCGAGTCGCCGCTTACGGCCGGCATATCAGAGTGGAGCGAGCACCTGGAGCTCGGCGTCCTGGGCGATCTGCTCACGTCGACGGATTTTGGATGCCGAGTGTCAACGCTGGTGGTGCAGCAGCAGACCAGCGCTGCCGCCGGAGAAATCTGCCGGTCGCCAGAAATGCATGGACAGCAGCGATCTGATGGTCATGTTTGA
- the LOC133895644 gene encoding uncharacterized protein LOC133895644 produces the protein MQRGRGGRHGLFGFGDPFAGFGGFGRPGSLMPSFFGGVNPFDDPFFTSPFGSMMQPSLLGPSLFGPQRGLSGGMSNAGMFGSIMFGPQGDLSQGVSNGGGFIQQAPEPSRSKGPIIKELSSDDEDDADGNKEDEKEKGNCRKHPRTSKDPYVEDPDEEVEDNKRLKHHGHFGREFNRASTLHPQSQTFMFQSSTVTYSGQNGACYTSSTTRRTGGDVITLEESKEADTTTGKATHMISRGIGNEGHSLTRKLNSDGHVNTLQTLHNLDEDEVAGFEESWRRNAGENLPGWDPRMNMNMFGSGSARPGIQDGSQMLPLPAPDQSRGANSSRNSWVGSSKGRSRRT, from the exons ATGCAAAGGGGAAGAGGTGGGAGGCATGGCTTATTCGGTTTCGGGGATCCCTTTGCTGGTTTTGGCGGCTTTGGACGACCTGGGAGCCTTATGCCCAGTTTCTTTGGTGGGGTAAATCCCTTTGATGATCCTTTCTTCACAAGCCCCTTTGGTAGCATGATGCAACCTAGCTTGCTTGGACCAAGTTTGTTTGGGCCACAGAGAGGTCTCAGTGGAGGCATGAGCAATGCAGGCATGTTTGGGTCAATCATGTTTGGGCCCCAGGGAGATCTCAGTCAAGGTGTGAGCAATGGTGGTGGCTTCATTCAGCAAGCTCCTGAACCAAGCAGATCTAAGGGGCCAATTATCAAGGAGCTGTCctcagatgatgaggatgatgcagATGGTAATAAAGAAGATGAGAAGGAGAAAGGTAACTGTAGGAAGCATCCAAGGACAAGCAAAGATCCGTATGTGGAGGACCCTGATGAAGAAGTTGAAG ATAATAAAAGGCTCAAGCATCATGGGCATTTTGGGAGGGAGTTCAACAGAGCCAGCACATTGCATCCACAGTCTCAGACATTTATGTTTCAGAGCTCGACTGTTACATATAGTGGTCAAAATGGAGCCTGTTATACATCTTCGACAACTAGGAGGACGGGTGGAGATGTA ATTACATTGGAAGAAAGTAAGGAGGCCGACACAACTACTGGTAAAGCCACTCACATGATATCACGTGGCATTGGCAATGAG GGTCACTCATTAACAAGAAAACTGAATTCTGATGGACATGTAAACACCCTGCAAACTTTACACAACTTGGACGAAG ATGAGGTTGCTGGGTTTGAGGAATCATGGCGAAGAAATGCTGGTGAGAATTTGCCTGGCTGGGACCCCAGAATGAACATGAACATGTTTGGCAGCG GAAGTGCACGCCCCGGCATCCAAGATGGGAGTCAAATGCTTCCACTTCCGGCACCTGATCAATCCCGTGGCGCCAATTCCTCAAGGAACTCTTGGGTTGGTTCTTCCAAGGGTCGCTCACGCCGCACATGA